A part of Corvus cornix cornix isolate S_Up_H32 chromosome Z, ASM73873v5, whole genome shotgun sequence genomic DNA contains:
- the CDK7 gene encoding cyclin-dependent kinase 7 isoform X2, which produces MDARARAKRYEKLDFLGEGQFATVYKAKDKTNSRIVAIKKIKLGHRSEAKDGINRTALREIKLLQELSHPNIIGLIDAFGHKSNISLVFDFMETDLEDLKPNNLLLDENGVLKLADFGLAKSFGSPNRVYTHQVVTRWYRAPELLFGARMYGVGVDMWAVGCILAELLLRVPFLPGDSDLDQLTRIFETLGTPTEEQWPGMTSLPDYVTFKPFPGMPLQHIFSAAGDDLLNLLQGLFTFNPNTRVTATQALKQKYFSNRPGPTPGNQLPRPNCPAEAAKEQQNALLNLKRKRIEGIDQGLPKKLIF; this is translated from the exons ATGGATGCGCGGGCCCGCGCCAAGCGCTACGAGAAGCTCGACTTCCTCGGGGAGGGGCAG TTCGCCACCGTCTATAAAGCCAAGGACAAGACGAATAGCCGAATCGTGGCTATTAAGAAG attaaacTGGGGCATAGATCAGAAGCTAAAGATG GAATCAACAGGACAGCCCTCAGGGAGATAAAACTGTTACAGGAGCTAAGCCATCCAAATATTATTGGt CTTATTGATGCATTTGGACACAAGTCCAACATTAGTTTGGTGTTTGATTTTATGGAAACAGATCTAGAG GATCTTAAACCAAATAACTTGTTGCTAGATGAAAATGGAGTTTTAAAATTGGCTGACTTTGGCTTGGCAAAATCTTTTGGAAGCCCAAATAGAGTTTATACACACCAGGTAGTAACAAG gtGGTACCGAGCCCCAGAACTATTGTTTGGGGCTAGAATGTATGGTGTTGGTGTTGATATGTGGGCTGTTGGTTGTATTTTAGCTGAATTGCTCCTCAGA GTTCCTTTTTTGCCTGGAGACTCTGATCTTGACCAGCTGACAAGGATATTTGAAACACTGGGCACTCCTACAGAAGAACAGTGGCCT GGGATGACAAGTCTTCCAGATTATGTCACATTTAAGCCTTTCCCTGGAATGCCACTTCAACATATCTTCAGTGCAGCTGGTGATGATCTGCTCAATCTTCTTCAAGGCTTATTCACTTTTAATCCTAACACTAGAGTTACAGCTACTCAG GCATtgaaacagaagtattttagtAACCGACCAGGACCTACTCCAGGAAATCAGCTGCCAAGACCCAACTGTCCTGCAGAAGCTGCAAAGGAGCaacaaaatgcacttttaaatttaaaaaggaaaagaatagaAGGAATAGATCAAG GATTACcaaaaaaactgattttttga
- the CDK7 gene encoding cyclin-dependent kinase 7 isoform X1, which produces MDARARAKRYEKLDFLGEGQFATVYKAKDKTNSRIVAIKKIKLGHRSEAKDGINRTALREIKLLQELSHPNIIGLIDAFGHKSNISLVFDFMETDLEVIIKDTSIVLTQSHIKAYMLMTLQGLEYLHQHWILHRDLKPNNLLLDENGVLKLADFGLAKSFGSPNRVYTHQVVTRWYRAPELLFGARMYGVGVDMWAVGCILAELLLRVPFLPGDSDLDQLTRIFETLGTPTEEQWPGMTSLPDYVTFKPFPGMPLQHIFSAAGDDLLNLLQGLFTFNPNTRVTATQALKQKYFSNRPGPTPGNQLPRPNCPAEAAKEQQNALLNLKRKRIEGIDQGLPKKLIF; this is translated from the exons ATGGATGCGCGGGCCCGCGCCAAGCGCTACGAGAAGCTCGACTTCCTCGGGGAGGGGCAG TTCGCCACCGTCTATAAAGCCAAGGACAAGACGAATAGCCGAATCGTGGCTATTAAGAAG attaaacTGGGGCATAGATCAGAAGCTAAAGATG GAATCAACAGGACAGCCCTCAGGGAGATAAAACTGTTACAGGAGCTAAGCCATCCAAATATTATTGGt CTTATTGATGCATTTGGACACAAGTCCAACATTAGTTTGGTGTTTGATTTTATGGAAACAGATCTAGAG GTTATTATAAAGGATACGAGTATTGTGTTGACACAGTCTCACATCAAGGCATATATGCTGATGACACTTCAAGGATTAGAATATTTGCATCAGCATTGGATTCTACACAGG GATCTTAAACCAAATAACTTGTTGCTAGATGAAAATGGAGTTTTAAAATTGGCTGACTTTGGCTTGGCAAAATCTTTTGGAAGCCCAAATAGAGTTTATACACACCAGGTAGTAACAAG gtGGTACCGAGCCCCAGAACTATTGTTTGGGGCTAGAATGTATGGTGTTGGTGTTGATATGTGGGCTGTTGGTTGTATTTTAGCTGAATTGCTCCTCAGA GTTCCTTTTTTGCCTGGAGACTCTGATCTTGACCAGCTGACAAGGATATTTGAAACACTGGGCACTCCTACAGAAGAACAGTGGCCT GGGATGACAAGTCTTCCAGATTATGTCACATTTAAGCCTTTCCCTGGAATGCCACTTCAACATATCTTCAGTGCAGCTGGTGATGATCTGCTCAATCTTCTTCAAGGCTTATTCACTTTTAATCCTAACACTAGAGTTACAGCTACTCAG GCATtgaaacagaagtattttagtAACCGACCAGGACCTACTCCAGGAAATCAGCTGCCAAGACCCAACTGTCCTGCAGAAGCTGCAAAGGAGCaacaaaatgcacttttaaatttaaaaaggaaaagaatagaAGGAATAGATCAAG GATTACcaaaaaaactgattttttga
- the MRPS36 gene encoding 28S ribosomal protein S36, mitochondrial, whose amino-acid sequence MGSKMAAATRAVQVVKPHTPLIKFPDRKSGPRPKIQESLQASVPSLHASKAMESVGGVSPAFQNVSPVSRVQGTPDTSELTRTLPQKYRRRQMSDEEIEYIQRGGPE is encoded by the exons GGCTGCCACCAGGGCGGTGCAG GTAGTCAAGCCACATACTCCATTAATTAAATTCCCAGACAGAAAAAGTGGTCCCAGACCTAAAA TACAGGAATCTCTACAAGCAAGTGTGCCATCTCTCCATGCTTCAAAAGCAATGGAATCTGTAGGAGGCGTATCACCGGCCTTTCAAAATGTATCACCCGTTAGTAGAGTACAAGGCACACCAGACACTTCTGAATTAACAAGAACCTTACCTCAGAAATACAGGAGGAGACAAATGTCAGATGAAGAGATTGAATACATTCAA cGTGGAGGTCCAGAATAA
- the CDK7 gene encoding cyclin-dependent kinase 7 isoform X3, with protein METDLEVIIKDTSIVLTQSHIKAYMLMTLQGLEYLHQHWILHRDLKPNNLLLDENGVLKLADFGLAKSFGSPNRVYTHQVVTRWYRAPELLFGARMYGVGVDMWAVGCILAELLLRVPFLPGDSDLDQLTRIFETLGTPTEEQWPGMTSLPDYVTFKPFPGMPLQHIFSAAGDDLLNLLQGLFTFNPNTRVTATQALKQKYFSNRPGPTPGNQLPRPNCPAEAAKEQQNALLNLKRKRIEGIDQGLPKKLIF; from the exons ATGGAAACAGATCTAGAG GTTATTATAAAGGATACGAGTATTGTGTTGACACAGTCTCACATCAAGGCATATATGCTGATGACACTTCAAGGATTAGAATATTTGCATCAGCATTGGATTCTACACAGG GATCTTAAACCAAATAACTTGTTGCTAGATGAAAATGGAGTTTTAAAATTGGCTGACTTTGGCTTGGCAAAATCTTTTGGAAGCCCAAATAGAGTTTATACACACCAGGTAGTAACAAG gtGGTACCGAGCCCCAGAACTATTGTTTGGGGCTAGAATGTATGGTGTTGGTGTTGATATGTGGGCTGTTGGTTGTATTTTAGCTGAATTGCTCCTCAGA GTTCCTTTTTTGCCTGGAGACTCTGATCTTGACCAGCTGACAAGGATATTTGAAACACTGGGCACTCCTACAGAAGAACAGTGGCCT GGGATGACAAGTCTTCCAGATTATGTCACATTTAAGCCTTTCCCTGGAATGCCACTTCAACATATCTTCAGTGCAGCTGGTGATGATCTGCTCAATCTTCTTCAAGGCTTATTCACTTTTAATCCTAACACTAGAGTTACAGCTACTCAG GCATtgaaacagaagtattttagtAACCGACCAGGACCTACTCCAGGAAATCAGCTGCCAAGACCCAACTGTCCTGCAGAAGCTGCAAAGGAGCaacaaaatgcacttttaaatttaaaaaggaaaagaatagaAGGAATAGATCAAG GATTACcaaaaaaactgattttttga